Proteins from one Fimbriimonadaceae bacterium genomic window:
- a CDS encoding OmpA family protein: MKCLRPFALLGLCAVAALLFLDGCASKAGTSGGKTVTPSKPRVEEQVAAAPVQEIPPPPEPTPVPLRSVEMAARNATGEHNIPFPDVLFDFDQYVLRDDALTAVEDNAKRLRDHHVTKVLLEGRCDEIGTSEYNLVLGERRALSVKRYLESLGMSQLQVDVTSYGKDRPLCLQHNPVCWQKNRSVHFVVKE; encoded by the coding sequence ATGAAATGTTTGCGCCCGTTCGCCCTGCTCGGTCTGTGTGCCGTCGCTGCCCTCCTGTTCCTTGACGGCTGCGCGAGCAAAGCGGGAACCAGCGGAGGAAAGACGGTGACGCCGTCCAAGCCGCGTGTCGAGGAGCAGGTGGCCGCCGCACCGGTCCAGGAAATTCCCCCCCCGCCGGAACCGACGCCCGTTCCGTTGCGCTCGGTGGAGATGGCCGCACGCAACGCGACCGGAGAGCACAATATTCCCTTTCCCGATGTGTTGTTCGACTTCGATCAATACGTATTGCGCGACGATGCCCTGACTGCGGTGGAGGACAATGCCAAACGCTTGAGAGACCACCATGTCACCAAGGTGCTCCTGGAAGGCCGCTGCGACGAAATCGGCACCTCGGAATATAATTTGGTGTTGGGTGAACGGCGCGCCCTCTCGGTCAAACGGTACTTGGAATCGCTGGGCATGAGTCAACTGCAGGTCGATGTCACGAGTTACGGCAAGGATCGCCCCTTGTGTTTGCAGCACAACCCGGTCTGCTGGCAGAAAAATCGGAGCGTCCACTTCGTCGTCAAAGAGTAG
- a CDS encoding CBS domain-containing protein: MVTVSQLMTTQLVTVPVGTSAADAARVMNERHVGSVFIEQDERVVGIVTESDIVRKVVGENQPVHYVPVESIMSSPVISLDERRSITEAADLMQHHHTRHLGVLKSGAIVGVLSVRDLLQPVSVDEF; encoded by the coding sequence ATGGTTACAGTCAGTCAGTTGATGACGACACAGCTGGTGACGGTCCCGGTCGGCACGTCGGCGGCGGACGCCGCCAGAGTCATGAATGAACGGCATGTCGGGAGCGTGTTTATCGAGCAGGACGAGCGTGTGGTCGGCATTGTGACGGAGTCCGACATCGTGCGCAAAGTCGTCGGAGAGAATCAGCCGGTGCATTACGTGCCGGTGGAATCCATCATGAGCAGCCCCGTCATCAGCCTGGATGAGCGTCGCTCGATCACCGAAGCGGCCGATCTCATGCAACATCACCACACGAGGCATCTGGGTGTGTTAAAGAGCGGCGCGATCGTCGGCGTGCTCTCGGTTCGCGATCTGTTGCAGCCGGTGTCGGTGGACGAGTTTTAA
- a CDS encoding response regulator transcription factor, with translation MTDRENMLLLVSADHAATGLLGKWLEMNGYPTCVVTTIASALSEIRQRRPVLILLDRQLLVTEGGRRDQFPSTVPIIVLQPFDKSCGQDECLTELESGFDLVFCSPHSRELLAHIRAILRRQQMPAAAPSVLRAQSLAMDTARHEVKVGGTLVELTPKEFRILHQFLLSPGVVLSRQELLNRVWGEDYALEEHALDVHIHSLRQKIEADPSKPRLVVTIRGIGYKLQAS, from the coding sequence ATGACCGACAGGGAGAACATGCTGCTGTTGGTGAGCGCCGACCACGCAGCGACCGGCCTGCTGGGGAAATGGCTCGAGATGAACGGCTATCCGACTTGCGTGGTGACGACCATCGCCTCCGCGCTCAGCGAGATTCGGCAGCGGCGTCCGGTCCTGATTCTGTTGGATCGACAGCTCCTCGTGACGGAGGGCGGCCGTCGAGATCAGTTTCCTTCTACCGTCCCCATCATTGTTCTGCAACCGTTCGACAAATCCTGCGGCCAAGATGAATGCCTCACCGAGTTGGAGTCCGGATTCGACCTCGTGTTTTGTTCTCCGCACTCCCGAGAACTGCTGGCGCATATCCGGGCGATCCTGCGTCGACAACAGATGCCGGCGGCCGCTCCATCTGTGCTTCGTGCCCAAAGCCTCGCGATGGATACCGCGCGCCATGAGGTGAAGGTCGGAGGAACACTGGTCGAGCTCACGCCGAAAGAATTTCGTATCCTTCATCAGTTTTTGCTCTCGCCCGGCGTTGTGCTGTCCCGACAGGAATTGTTGAATCGCGTCTGGGGAGAAGATTACGCCCTCGAAGAACATGCGCTGGATGTCCATATTCACTCCCTGCGTCAGAAGATCGAGGCGGATCCCTCCAAGCCCCGACTCGTCGTCACGATTCGAGGCATCGGGTACAAGCTCCAGGCGTCCTAA